The following are encoded together in the Streptomyces asoensis genome:
- a CDS encoding ATP-grasp domain-containing protein, with translation MPESLLDTRVPAVLLRIDRNPFHHGTLGAVRSLGRAGIDVHVVADTTGSPVGGSRFVRQLHPPPPPGAALTDIAATLLRVAARVERPAVLIPMDDAGAVAVGRLREELAPAYLLPQQPGTVPERVADKAELAGLCAAADVPHPLTLIPDSATQAATAAWRLGLPVVAKWSRPWLLPSGSGLRSTAVVRSTQEARDLYLRTDEAGSRLLLQAFLPAGQDRDWFFHGYADRSGTLGGGGTGRKLCAWPRGAGLTAVGEWTENARVRTLAERLTGELGYRGILDLDFRRCGATGDYHLLDFNPRPGAQFRLFADAAGHDVVRAQHLDLTHRPLPAGVPCPGRAFVVENYAPLAALRPAPRGRELAWHAGDDTAPGRAMWGLWGAHVARRLLGRLRRSDASGPAGARPRVVRQAPAPPLSLTGLTEPSAGAAVPGEPTDDEKASSC, from the coding sequence ATGCCCGAGTCGCTCCTCGACACCCGTGTCCCCGCCGTCCTGTTGCGGATCGACCGGAATCCCTTTCACCACGGAACCCTGGGTGCCGTGCGCTCGCTCGGCCGAGCGGGAATCGACGTGCACGTGGTCGCCGACACCACGGGAAGTCCCGTCGGCGGCTCCCGTTTCGTACGCCAGTTGCATCCCCCGCCGCCGCCCGGCGCCGCCCTCACCGACATCGCCGCCACCCTGCTGCGGGTGGCCGCCCGCGTCGAACGGCCCGCCGTGCTGATCCCGATGGACGACGCCGGCGCCGTCGCCGTGGGCCGGCTGCGCGAGGAACTGGCGCCCGCCTACCTGCTCCCGCAGCAGCCCGGCACGGTCCCCGAACGGGTCGCCGACAAAGCGGAGCTGGCCGGGCTGTGCGCGGCGGCGGACGTCCCGCATCCGCTGACCCTGATCCCGGACAGCGCGACGCAGGCCGCGACCGCCGCCTGGCGGCTCGGTCTGCCCGTCGTCGCGAAGTGGAGCCGCCCCTGGCTGCTGCCCTCGGGTTCCGGGCTGCGCAGCACGGCCGTGGTGCGCTCCACGCAGGAGGCGCGCGACCTGTACCTGCGCACCGACGAAGCCGGCAGCCGTCTGCTGCTCCAGGCCTTCCTGCCCGCGGGCCAGGACCGCGACTGGTTCTTCCACGGGTACGCCGACCGCTCCGGCACGCTCGGCGGCGGCGGCACCGGCCGCAAGCTGTGCGCCTGGCCGCGCGGCGCGGGACTCACCGCGGTGGGCGAGTGGACCGAGAACGCGCGGGTGCGGACGCTGGCCGAGCGGCTCACCGGCGAACTCGGCTACCGGGGCATCCTCGACCTCGACTTCCGCCGCTGCGGGGCCACCGGCGACTACCACCTGCTCGACTTCAACCCCCGCCCCGGCGCCCAGTTCCGGCTCTTCGCCGACGCCGCCGGACACGACGTCGTCCGCGCCCAGCACCTGGACCTGACACACCGTCCGCTGCCGGCCGGGGTGCCGTGTCCCGGGCGGGCGTTCGTGGTCGAGAACTACGCGCCGCTGGCCGCGCTGCGTCCGGCGCCCCGCGGCCGCGAGCTGGCCTGGCACGCGGGCGACGACACCGCGCCGGGCCGGGCCATGTGGGGTCTGTGGGGCGCCCATGTGGCCCGCCGGCTGCTCGGCAGGCTCCGCCGGTCCGACGCCTCGGGCCCGGCGGGCGCACGCCCGCGTGTGGTCCGCCAGGCGCCGGCGCCCCCGCTGTCCCTGACCGGCCTGACCGAACCGTCCGCAGGCGCGGCGGTCCCGGGTGAACCGACCGACGACGAGAAAGCGAGCAGCTGCTGA
- a CDS encoding NAD(P)-binding domain-containing protein, whose amino-acid sequence MYDLLVVGAGPYGLSVAAHAAAAGLTLRVFGRPMASWRDNMPGGMFLKSEPWASNLSDPEGRLRLDAYCATRGVTARHGEPIPVEMFADYGLWFARHAVPAVDERTVTRIAARPGGFEAVTADGETVRARTVALAVGVMPFVEIPAPLRGLSPALVSHSSHHGDLDRFRGRDVTVIGGGQAALETAALLAEQGSRVRVLARAERLHWNDVPPAWERPWWQSARTPHSGLGCGWRNWFYAERPGLYRLLPEPTRARIAGTALGPAGAWWVRDRVEGSVEVRLDHEVTAARAVSGGVRLEMAGAESFETEHVIAATGFRATRDRLTLLSGELRGSLATVPDGSPAVGRDFESSRPGLFLAGLVTAAGFGPAMRFVYGAAFTAGTLVRGVRRRLHTGVPVGAIPAPAPDRLGAAQTVRH is encoded by the coding sequence ATGTACGACCTGCTGGTGGTGGGGGCGGGCCCGTACGGCCTGTCCGTCGCGGCCCACGCCGCGGCAGCCGGGCTCACCCTGCGTGTCTTCGGGCGGCCGATGGCGTCCTGGCGCGACAACATGCCCGGCGGGATGTTCCTGAAGTCGGAGCCGTGGGCCTCCAATCTGTCCGACCCCGAAGGGCGGCTGCGGCTCGACGCGTACTGCGCGACCCGGGGCGTGACGGCCCGGCACGGCGAACCGATCCCGGTGGAGATGTTCGCCGACTACGGCCTGTGGTTCGCCCGCCATGCCGTCCCGGCGGTCGACGAGCGCACGGTGACCCGGATCGCCGCCCGGCCGGGCGGCTTCGAGGCGGTCACGGCGGACGGCGAGACCGTGCGGGCCAGGACCGTCGCCCTCGCCGTGGGCGTCATGCCGTTCGTCGAGATCCCGGCCCCCTTGCGCGGGCTCTCCCCCGCCCTGGTCTCGCACAGCAGCCACCACGGCGACCTCGACCGGTTCCGCGGCCGGGACGTCACGGTGATCGGCGGCGGCCAGGCGGCCCTGGAGACCGCCGCCCTCCTCGCCGAACAGGGCTCCCGGGTGAGGGTGCTGGCCCGCGCCGAACGGTTGCACTGGAACGACGTGCCGCCGGCCTGGGAGCGGCCCTGGTGGCAGTCGGCCCGCACCCCGCACAGCGGGCTCGGCTGCGGCTGGCGCAACTGGTTCTACGCCGAACGCCCCGGCCTGTACCGCCTGCTCCCGGAACCGACCCGGGCCCGCATCGCGGGGACGGCGCTCGGACCGGCCGGCGCATGGTGGGTGCGCGACCGGGTGGAGGGCTCCGTCGAGGTACGCCTCGACCACGAGGTGACGGCGGCGCGCGCGGTCTCCGGCGGAGTGCGGCTGGAGATGGCCGGAGCGGAGTCGTTCGAGACCGAGCACGTGATCGCTGCCACCGGCTTCAGGGCCACCCGTGACCGGCTCACCCTGCTCTCCGGCGAGCTGCGCGGGTCGCTGGCCACGGTGCCCGACGGCTCCCCCGCGGTGGGGCGGGACTTCGAGTCGTCCCGTCCCGGCCTGTTCCTGGCCGGTCTGGTGACGGCGGCCGGCTTCGGCCCGGCGATGCGCTTCGTGTACGGCGCGGCCTTCACGGCGGGGACCCTCGTGCGGGGCGTCCGGCGCCGGCTGCACACGGGCGTGCCGGTCGGCGCGATCCCGGCGCCGGCACCGGACAGGCTCGGGGCGGCGCAGACCGTGCGGCACTGA
- a CDS encoding LPXTG cell wall anchor domain-containing protein, whose protein sequence is MRQSLSRAMVAAAAATGILSLYAGGHALADPQTCGASADAVAALAPASGASCATPSAPSTHRSHRSPHDDAYDGDFDLGDFGNGGSGYGDPANDGDSGHGDSEHPGQGPGDDCGGYGDTCGGGGGTPPGGHTSPPPHGGHSTPPGGHTSPPPHGGGHSTPPGGHTSPPPHGGHSTPPGGQHSTPPPHGGHSTPPGGHTSPPPHGGHSTPPGGQHSTPPPHGGHSTPPGGQTSAPPHGGGHSTPPPHGHHSTPPGGGRTTPPPHGGGGGGGTRPPHGDHSVPPRDNGGPTRPELPHTGSESTALLAASGISAALIGGGVLLYRRGRAASRR, encoded by the coding sequence TTGCGACAGAGCCTGAGCAGGGCAATGGTCGCGGCCGCCGCCGCGACGGGCATCCTGTCCCTGTACGCGGGCGGGCACGCCCTCGCCGACCCGCAGACCTGCGGCGCCTCGGCCGACGCCGTCGCCGCGCTCGCCCCGGCGTCCGGCGCCTCCTGTGCCACCCCCTCGGCCCCATCCACCCACCGCTCCCACCGGTCCCCGCACGACGACGCCTACGACGGTGACTTCGACCTGGGCGACTTCGGCAACGGCGGCTCCGGGTACGGGGATCCGGCGAACGACGGGGACTCCGGCCACGGGGACTCCGAGCACCCAGGGCAAGGTCCGGGTGACGACTGCGGAGGCTACGGCGACACCTGCGGCGGTGGCGGCGGCACTCCGCCCGGCGGTCACACGAGTCCGCCTCCGCACGGCGGTCACAGCACTCCGCCCGGTGGTCACACGTCCCCGCCTCCGCACGGTGGTGGTCACAGCACTCCGCCCGGCGGTCACACGAGCCCGCCCCCGCACGGCGGTCACAGCACCCCGCCGGGTGGGCAGCACTCGACTCCGCCCCCGCACGGCGGTCACAGCACGCCGCCCGGCGGGCACACGAGCCCGCCCCCGCACGGCGGTCACAGCACCCCGCCGGGTGGGCAGCACTCGACTCCGCCCCCGCACGGCGGTCACAGCACGCCGCCCGGCGGGCAGACGTCCGCGCCTCCGCACGGTGGTGGTCACAGCACTCCGCCGCCCCACGGCCATCACAGCACCCCGCCCGGTGGTGGCCGCACGACTCCGCCGCCGCACGGCGGTGGCGGCGGCGGAGGTACCCGGCCCCCGCACGGCGATCACAGCGTGCCCCCGCGGGACAACGGTGGGCCCACTCGGCCCGAACTGCCGCACACCGGCAGTGAGAGCACGGCTCTGCTGGCAGCCTCCGGCATCAGCGCGGCACTCATCGGCGGCGGTGTCCTCCTGTACCGGCGAGGCCGGGCCGCGTCCCGACGGTGA
- a CDS encoding chaplin encodes MKKSAAVVAGLILALGGAAPAFADAGANGAAIGSPGVLSGNVVQIPIHIPVNLCGNSINVIAALNPTGGNVCVND; translated from the coding sequence ATGAAGAAGAGCGCTGCTGTTGTCGCGGGTCTGATTCTGGCCCTCGGCGGGGCCGCCCCCGCCTTCGCCGACGCCGGAGCCAACGGCGCAGCCATCGGCTCGCCTGGTGTCCTGTCGGGCAACGTCGTCCAGATTCCGATCCACATCCCGGTCAACCTGTGCGGCAACTCGATCAACGTCATCGCCGCGCTGAACCCGACCGGCGGCAACGTCTGCGTCAACGACTGA
- a CDS encoding rodlin: MLKKAMAAAAVAASVVGMSAAVAPQALAIGDDAGTTSASGNGAREAFGNSVTKGDMSPQASLVQGTANKLCVGLPVKADVQSVLAVIANVGVQDIPILSAPQNQQCAENSTQAKGDEPLSHILDDISALSGNGVANH, translated from the coding sequence ATGCTCAAGAAGGCAATGGCCGCGGCGGCGGTCGCCGCTTCCGTCGTCGGTATGTCCGCGGCGGTCGCCCCCCAGGCGCTTGCCATCGGGGACGACGCCGGTACCACCTCCGCCAGCGGCAACGGCGCGCGCGAGGCGTTCGGCAACTCGGTGACCAAGGGCGACATGAGCCCACAGGCCAGCCTGGTCCAGGGCACCGCCAACAAGCTCTGCGTGGGCCTGCCGGTCAAGGCCGACGTGCAGTCCGTCCTCGCCGTCATCGCCAACGTCGGCGTGCAGGACATCCCGATCCTGTCGGCCCCGCAGAACCAGCAGTGCGCCGAGAACAGCACCCAGGCCAAGGGCGACGAGCCGCTGTCGCACATCCTGGACGACATCTCCGCGCTCTCGGGCAACGGTGTGGCCAACCACTGA
- a CDS encoding rodlin → MIKKVLATAAVAASVVGVSAAAAAPALAIGNDSGTTSASGNGASQSFGNSATFGNMSPQMALIQGSFNKPCIGLPAKLNAQSILALINVGVQDIPILSAPQNQQCVENSTQAKGDEPLSHILDDISVLAGNGAANH, encoded by the coding sequence GTGATCAAGAAGGTTCTTGCCACCGCCGCGGTCGCCGCTTCCGTCGTCGGCGTCTCCGCCGCGGCGGCCGCTCCGGCCCTCGCCATCGGGAACGACAGCGGCACCACCTCCGCCAGCGGCAACGGCGCCAGCCAGTCCTTCGGCAACTCGGCCACCTTCGGCAACATGAGCCCCCAGATGGCGCTCATCCAGGGCTCCTTCAACAAGCCCTGCATCGGTCTGCCGGCCAAGCTCAACGCCCAGTCGATCCTGGCCCTGATCAACGTCGGCGTGCAGGACATCCCGATCCTGTCGGCCCCGCAGAACCAGCAGTGTGTCGAGAACAGCACCCAGGCCAAGGGCGACGAGCCGCTGTCGCACATCCTGGACGACATCTCGGTCCTGGCGGGCAACGGCGCGGCCAACCACTGA
- a CDS encoding rodlin — protein sequence MKKLWATAALAASVAGLAAMSAPQALAIGDDSGTTSASGNGASSEFGNSATFGDMSPQLSLVQGSLNKPCIGLPAKINAQSLIAALNIGVQDIPILSAPQNQQCVENSTQAKGDEPLSHILDDISVLAGNGAGNG from the coding sequence ATGAAGAAGCTGTGGGCGACCGCGGCCCTCGCCGCCTCCGTCGCCGGTCTCGCGGCGATGAGCGCCCCGCAGGCCCTCGCCATCGGTGACGACAGCGGCACCACGTCCGCCAGCGGCAACGGTGCCTCGTCGGAGTTCGGCAACTCGGCGACCTTCGGCGACATGAGCCCGCAGCTCTCGCTCGTCCAGGGCTCGCTGAACAAGCCGTGCATCGGTCTGCCGGCGAAGATCAACGCCCAGTCGCTGATCGCGGCGCTCAACATCGGTGTGCAGGACATCCCGATCCTGTCGGCCCCGCAGAACCAGCAGTGTGTCGAGAACAGCACCCAGGCCAAGGGCGACGAGCCGCTGTCGCACATCCTGGACGACATCTCGGTCCTGGCGGGCAACGGCGCGGGCAACGGCTGA
- a CDS encoding ABC transporter permease → MSTLTEVAPGYQAGRTLPLRVELVRQFKRRRTLVMGGILAALPFVLLIAFAIGGEPGGRNDQVTLMDTATASGANFAAVNLFVSAGFLLVIPVALFCGDTVASEAGWSSLRYLLAAPVPRARLLWSKLVVGLGLSLAAMVLLPVVALAVGSAAYGWGPLELPTGGSLDPATAAQRLVIVVGYVFVSQLVTAGLAFWLSTKTDAPLGAVGGAVGLTIVGNVLDAVTALGDWRDFLPAHWQFAWADAVQPTPEWSGMIQGTAVSVTYALVLFALAFRGFARKDVVS, encoded by the coding sequence ATGAGCACGCTCACCGAGGTCGCCCCCGGTTACCAGGCGGGCCGCACCCTCCCGCTGCGCGTCGAGCTGGTCCGCCAGTTCAAGCGCCGCCGCACGCTGGTCATGGGCGGCATCCTCGCCGCGCTGCCGTTCGTCCTGCTCATCGCCTTCGCGATCGGCGGGGAGCCCGGCGGCCGCAACGACCAGGTGACCTTGATGGACACGGCGACGGCGTCCGGCGCCAACTTCGCCGCCGTCAACCTCTTCGTGTCCGCGGGCTTCCTCCTGGTCATCCCGGTCGCCCTGTTCTGCGGGGACACGGTCGCCTCGGAAGCCGGCTGGTCCTCGCTGCGCTATCTGCTCGCCGCCCCCGTGCCGCGCGCCCGCCTGCTGTGGTCCAAGCTGGTCGTCGGTCTCGGGCTGAGCCTGGCCGCGATGGTGCTGCTGCCGGTCGTCGCCCTCGCCGTCGGCTCCGCGGCCTACGGCTGGGGGCCCCTGGAGCTGCCCACCGGCGGCTCGCTCGACCCGGCCACCGCCGCCCAGCGGCTCGTGATCGTGGTCGGGTACGTCTTCGTCTCCCAGCTGGTCACCGCGGGGCTGGCGTTCTGGCTCTCGACGAAGACCGACGCCCCGCTCGGCGCGGTCGGCGGCGCGGTCGGCCTGACCATCGTCGGCAACGTCCTGGACGCCGTCACCGCCCTCGGCGACTGGCGCGACTTCCTGCCCGCGCACTGGCAGTTCGCCTGGGCCGACGCGGTCCAGCCCACCCCCGAGTGGTCCGGCATGATCCAGGGCACCGCCGTCTCGGTGACCTACGCCCTGGTCCTGTTCGCCCTGGCCTTCCGGGGCTTCGCCCGCAAGGACGTCGTGTCCTAG
- a CDS encoding alpha/beta fold hydrolase yields MDLRLPGLRGPRRPRRIVSAVAAVVVLAGAGTWTAVASDDDTPAVHRADRVMAVDGVRLDTSYFTSGTAGRRPAVLLGHGFGGTKDDVRQQAEDLARDGYAVLTWSARGFGRSTGKIGLNDPKGEVADVSRLIDWLAKQPQVQLDRSGDPRVGVAGASYGGAISLLAAGYDDRVDAIAPAITYWNLADALFPDGVFKKLWAGIFFNTGGGAARFEPALAAMYERVAESGTPDTAARELLEARSPSAVADRIKVPTLLLQGQTDSLFTLAQSDAAEEAIRANGAPVDVDWIAGGHDGGDLEGDRVQSRVRSWFDRYLKGDKAADTGPAFRVTRTGGVDSTDGAARLRGASADTYPGLENGERAFTLTGRREEQSFTNPPGASPPAVSALPGLGGGGLSQLSSLGVGVSLDFPGQYASFDSAPVTDDLRVTGSPTVTVHVRSTSDTAVLFAKVYDVSGSGGQVLPSQLVTPVRVEGAKAGKDVTITLPAVDHKVQDGHRLRLVLASTDLGYASPMTPATYTVSMKGALKVPTAPAVTTAAAPLPSWVWWLPLTGAAIALALLLTARRRTAGPAPDPALAEVPLQITDLSKKYANGDRYSVRDLSFRVEKGQVLGLLGPNGAGKTTTLRMLMGLITPDGGEIRVFGHAVRAGAPVLSRVGSFVEGAGFLPHLSGRENLELYWRATGRPAEDAHLEEALEIAGLGDALARAVRTYSQGMRQRLAIAQAMLGLPDLLILDEPTNGLDPPQIREMREVMIRYAADGRTVIVSSHLLSEVEQSCTHLVVMDRGRLVQAGPVAEIVGSGDTLLVGTAAPVEEPVVEKIAALPGVASAVPVDEGLLVRLDADGSAQRLVAELVRLDVPVQAVGPHRRLEDAFLTLIGGSA; encoded by the coding sequence ATGGATCTTCGACTGCCCGGTCTGCGAGGACCACGGCGGCCACGACGGATCGTCTCCGCCGTGGCCGCCGTCGTCGTACTCGCCGGTGCCGGTACCTGGACGGCCGTCGCCTCCGACGACGACACGCCCGCGGTGCACCGCGCCGACCGGGTCATGGCGGTGGACGGCGTACGCCTGGACACCTCCTACTTCACCTCGGGCACGGCCGGCCGCCGTCCCGCCGTCCTCCTCGGGCACGGCTTCGGCGGCACCAAGGACGACGTACGGCAGCAGGCCGAGGACCTCGCCCGGGACGGCTACGCGGTCCTCACCTGGTCGGCCCGCGGCTTCGGCAGGTCCACCGGAAAGATCGGGCTGAACGACCCCAAGGGCGAGGTCGCCGACGTCTCCCGGCTGATCGACTGGCTCGCGAAGCAGCCCCAGGTACAGCTCGACCGCAGCGGCGACCCCCGGGTCGGCGTGGCCGGCGCCTCCTACGGCGGAGCGATCTCCCTGCTCGCCGCCGGGTACGACGACCGCGTCGACGCCATCGCCCCCGCGATCACCTACTGGAACCTCGCGGACGCCCTGTTCCCCGACGGCGTGTTCAAGAAGCTGTGGGCCGGCATCTTCTTCAACACCGGCGGCGGCGCGGCCCGCTTCGAACCCGCGCTCGCCGCGATGTACGAGCGGGTCGCCGAGTCCGGCACCCCGGACACCGCGGCCCGCGAGCTCCTCGAAGCACGCTCGCCGTCCGCCGTCGCCGACCGCATCAAGGTCCCCACCCTCCTCCTCCAGGGCCAGACCGACTCCCTCTTCACCCTCGCCCAGTCCGACGCGGCCGAGGAGGCGATCCGGGCCAACGGCGCGCCCGTCGACGTCGACTGGATCGCGGGCGGCCACGACGGCGGCGACCTGGAGGGCGACCGTGTCCAGAGCCGTGTGCGGTCATGGTTCGACCGCTACCTCAAGGGCGACAAGGCCGCCGACACCGGGCCCGCCTTCCGCGTCACCCGCACCGGGGGCGTCGACTCCACCGACGGCGCGGCCCGGCTGCGGGGCGCGAGCGCGGACACCTACCCCGGCCTGGAGAACGGCGAGCGCGCGTTCACGCTGACCGGCCGCCGCGAGGAGCAGTCCTTCACCAACCCGCCCGGGGCCAGCCCGCCCGCCGTCTCGGCGCTGCCCGGCCTCGGCGGGGGCGGCCTCTCCCAGCTCTCCTCGCTCGGCGTCGGCGTCTCCCTCGACTTCCCCGGCCAGTACGCGTCCTTCGACTCCGCCCCGGTCACCGACGACCTGCGGGTCACCGGCTCCCCGACGGTCACGGTCCACGTGAGGTCGACGTCCGACACCGCCGTCCTCTTCGCCAAGGTCTACGACGTCAGCGGCAGCGGCGGCCAGGTGCTTCCCTCCCAGCTCGTCACCCCCGTCCGCGTCGAGGGCGCCAAGGCCGGCAAGGACGTCACGATCACGCTCCCGGCGGTCGACCACAAGGTGCAGGACGGCCACCGGCTGCGCCTGGTCCTCGCCTCGACCGACCTCGGCTACGCCTCCCCGATGACCCCGGCGACGTACACCGTCTCGATGAAGGGGGCGCTGAAGGTCCCGACCGCCCCCGCCGTGACCACCGCCGCCGCCCCCCTCCCCTCCTGGGTGTGGTGGCTGCCCCTCACGGGCGCGGCGATCGCCCTGGCCCTGCTGCTGACGGCCCGCCGCCGCACCGCCGGACCGGCCCCCGACCCCGCGCTCGCCGAGGTCCCGCTCCAGATCACCGACCTGAGCAAGAAGTACGCCAACGGCGACCGCTACAGCGTCCGCGACCTCTCCTTCCGCGTCGAGAAGGGCCAGGTCCTCGGACTCCTCGGCCCGAACGGCGCGGGCAAGACGACGACCCTGCGCATGCTGATGGGCCTGATCACGCCCGACGGCGGCGAGATCCGGGTCTTCGGACACGCCGTCCGGGCCGGCGCGCCCGTCCTTTCCCGGGTGGGCTCCTTCGTCGAGGGCGCCGGCTTCCTGCCGCACCTGTCCGGCCGGGAGAACCTGGAGCTGTACTGGCGGGCCACCGGCCGCCCCGCCGAGGACGCCCACCTCGAGGAGGCCCTGGAGATCGCCGGCCTCGGCGACGCCCTCGCCCGCGCGGTCCGCACCTACTCCCAGGGCATGCGCCAGCGCCTGGCCATCGCCCAGGCCATGCTCGGCCTGCCCGACCTGCTCATCCTCGACGAACCGACCAACGGCCTCGACCCGCCGCAGATCCGCGAGATGCGCGAGGTGATGATCCGCTACGCGGCGGACGGCCGCACGGTCATCGTCTCCAGCCACCTGCTGTCCGAGGTCGAGCAGTCCTGCACGCACCTCGTGGTCATGGACCGCGGCCGGCTGGTCCAGGCAGGCCCGGTCGCCGAGATCGTCGGCTCCGGCGACACCCTCCTCGTGGGCACCGCGGCTCCCGTGGAGGAGCCGGTCGTCGAGAAGATCGCCGCCCTGCCCGGCGTGGCCTCCGCCGTCCCCGTCGACGAGGGCCTGCTGGTCCGGCTCGACGCCGACGGCAGCGCCCAGCGCCTGGTCGCCGAACTCGTCCGGCTCGACGTGCCCGTCCAGGCCGTCGGCCCGCACCGCCGCCTGGAGGACGCCTTCCTCACCCTGATCGGAGGTTCCGCATGA
- a CDS encoding APC family permease, translating into MTDTLRPVATAAPEAPAPDSPQKLKRSIGVVGGTLLTLSCVTPASTLFVVVPDLFGSLGTATALTIAIGSLLCIAVAFCYSELGTLIPSAGGEYAMVSTLAGRLAGWLVFVLSLLVVMIVPPVIAMGTADYLAPLVHLDPAVAGAGVMLLATLAGLLDLRANAWITGVFLVLEVIAAAVVAVLGFTHGHRGPGSLVSMQVAGADGHADTVTAMLVVSGLAIALFITQGFSTAVYLSEELENPRRNVARTVLATLAISTVIILVPVVAITFGASDLTELTGGDIGSMVTAWSDSAVGTFVSLCVALAIINAGIVMVIQNSRVLFASARDKAWPRPVNDVFSKLGRFGSPWVATLAVGIPGALLCFVNLDTLYGVTGVSVTGMYLLVAVAALLSRRGHHQHAHAWRMPVWPVLPVLLIVVLAYILTQQETAYLLWTGGITAAATLYWALYLRPRRDTRWLVSIPEDVQA; encoded by the coding sequence ATGACCGACACGCTCCGCCCCGTCGCCACCGCCGCCCCCGAGGCGCCGGCGCCGGACAGTCCCCAAAAGCTCAAGCGCTCCATCGGAGTCGTCGGCGGCACCCTCCTCACCCTCTCCTGCGTCACCCCCGCCTCCACCCTCTTCGTCGTCGTCCCGGACCTCTTCGGCTCCCTCGGCACCGCGACCGCCCTCACCATCGCGATCGGCTCGCTGCTCTGTATCGCCGTGGCGTTCTGCTACTCGGAGCTGGGCACCCTCATCCCCAGCGCGGGCGGCGAGTACGCCATGGTCTCCACGCTGGCCGGACGCCTCGCCGGGTGGCTGGTCTTCGTCCTCTCGCTGCTCGTCGTCATGATCGTGCCGCCGGTGATCGCGATGGGCACGGCCGACTACCTGGCCCCGCTCGTCCACCTCGACCCCGCGGTCGCCGGCGCCGGCGTCATGCTGCTCGCCACCCTCGCCGGTCTGCTCGACCTGCGCGCCAACGCCTGGATCACCGGCGTCTTCCTGGTCCTGGAGGTCATCGCGGCCGCCGTCGTGGCCGTCCTGGGCTTCACCCACGGCCACCGCGGCCCGGGCAGCCTCGTCTCGATGCAGGTCGCCGGCGCCGACGGCCACGCCGACACGGTCACCGCCATGCTGGTCGTCTCCGGCCTCGCGATCGCCCTCTTCATCACCCAGGGCTTCTCGACCGCCGTCTACCTCTCCGAAGAGCTGGAGAATCCGCGCCGCAACGTCGCCCGCACGGTCCTGGCCACCCTCGCCATCTCCACCGTGATCATCCTGGTCCCGGTCGTCGCCATCACCTTCGGCGCCTCCGACCTCACCGAGCTCACCGGCGGAGACATCGGCTCCATGGTCACCGCCTGGTCCGACTCGGCCGTCGGCACCTTCGTCAGCCTCTGCGTGGCCCTCGCGATCATCAACGCCGGCATCGTGATGGTCATCCAGAACTCCCGCGTCCTGTTCGCCTCCGCCCGTGACAAGGCCTGGCCCCGGCCCGTCAACGACGTCTTCTCCAAGCTCGGCCGCTTCGGCTCCCCCTGGGTCGCCACGCTCGCCGTCGGCATCCCGGGCGCCCTGCTCTGCTTCGTGAACCTCGACACCCTGTACGGCGTCACCGGCGTCTCGGTGACCGGCATGTACCTGCTCGTCGCGGTCGCCGCCCTGCTCTCCCGGCGCGGTCACCACCAGCACGCCCACGCCTGGCGGATGCCCGTGTGGCCGGTGCTGCCGGTCCTGCTCATCGTCGTCCTCGCCTACATCCTCACCCAGCAGGAGACGGCCTACCTCCTGTGGACCGGGGGCATCACCGCCGCCGCCACCCTGTACTGGGCCCTCTACCTCCGCCCCCGCCGCGACACCCGCTGGCTGGTGTCGATCCCGGAGGACGTGCAGGCCTGA